The Acidiferrobacterales bacterium genome segment GATGCGACAATTGGAATTGAATGCTTGGGTCGAATCTGAAAAGCCACTTTTTTGCCAATAGTGACTCGAATATTGGTAGTGTAACCATCCCGACTCCGGATGTCTACTGAATTCACAGGTGGAGGCTGTCGCAAAATCACAGCCAGGGAGATATCTGCGCAAAAGCGCCAAAATTCTGACCTGGAAATCCACGTTGAATTCTCTCAAATGTCGCACAATTGGATAATCAGGAGCGGGAAGAAAATGATGCACAAGGACAAATAAGTGAAAACGGTTAGCATTTGCCAGTTTCAGAAATTGCCTGACCCCGAATCAAGTGAATTGGAAATATGCAGGAGAATTAGATAATATGATTCATTTGATAATTGGAATAATTCAGTACAGTTCATAGTGGAGCGATTGTTTGTGTCTGTGAGTGACAGTGAAATTCGAAAGCGGCTTCGATTAGGTGAAGATCATTACTGGGAATTCAAACAATTCGAGTTCAAAAACGGTAAACCTGCGCATCTAAAACGTAACGATTTAGCGGATGAATTAATTGCTTTTGCCAACGCGAAAGGCGGCAACCTGCTTTGTGGTGTGACAGATGACAGTCAAATTCAAGGCATGACGAAACCTCAACTGCGCGCGGTTGACGATCTATTGGGTGAGGTGAGTACTGATTCAATTGAACCCGCGCTACGAATATTAAGGTTATTGATAGTCGTGCAACGGCTATCTGTAACCATGTTGAACGA includes the following:
- a CDS encoding ATP-binding protein, translating into MSDSEIRKRLRLGEDHYWEFKQFEFKNGKPAHLKRNDLADELIAFANAKGGNLLCGVTDDSQIQGMTKPQLRAVDDLLGEVSTDSIEPALRILRLLIVVQRLSVTMLN